The genomic segment ACGGAGAGTGGCTTACCCGCTTCGGTGAAATTATCAAATTTTTCAAAAAAATCAATGAGGAGGTAGAGGGCGATAAAGCCTGCGGCCACCGTCAAGAAAAATTTGAAAAATTGTCCTAGGAGATATCGGTTAAGTAGGTGCATAGGGATTAACGTAGTAAAAACTTATGGGAAATGAAAAAGCCGACTGCCACCATGGCAAGTCCTAGGGAGATGCTGAGGAAGAGATAACCAAATCCCTGCCAGTATTCACCTGTTTCGAAAAATCCGTATGTTTCCCGAGAGAAGGTGGAGAAGGTGGTAAGACCTCCTAAAAGACCTGTAAATAAAAAGAGGCGAAAGGTATGGGAGATATGAATCTTTTCAAAGAAACTCCAGAGTAGGCCAATGAAAAGACAACCTGCCAAATTAGCTATAAATGTGCCAAAGGGGAAGGCATGGGCTATTTTTTGCGTTCCAAGGGCGATGGCGTATCTTGCCAGGGAACCTACTGCCCCTCCGAGGGCAACTGCAATAATACCCATTACAGGATCCATGAATCTCTACCTCTGTTAAGATTTTTTTCCAGGTTAACTACTCATATGAGTATGGGTGACCGGGGGTATGACTGCTTCGCTCTCTTGCAATTTACGCAAAAGCTGTGGTATAGTTGCGATTTGTTGTACTTGTATGTCAAATATATCAGCAAGCTATCTAGTGTGTTGTAACAAATTCACTGTTTCGTTTCCAGCTCTTGGTGACGAAATTTCATTTTAACGGAGGTGCTGACTTTTTAGTGGTGGCTTGACGGGCCCTTGCCAGTCCTGCACGGGAGTGTATTCCACTCAGGGTTTCAACCCTAACTAAGATGTCTTATATACCATATTTATGGCTGCACGAAAAAAGAATTTTCCAACTGTACAAGCGACTCAACCATCTAAAAATACCGCAAAGTCCAGGCTTGAGTCTTTTTTGGAAATTTTTGAGAAAAATGACGAGGTTCTTGTTGTTATTAACGCTGATCCCGATGCCATTGCCTGTGCAATGGCGATAAAAAAACTTCTTCGTTACCGCGCAAAAAGCGTTACTATTGCCCATCCTAATGAGATTAGACGGGTTAATAATGTAACCATGGTGGAACGACTTAAGGTGCCCCTGGAAAGATTTAAAAATATTAACCTTGAAGACTACGATAAGAAGGTGATGGTTGATTCTCAACCCAACCACCTGCCCGTCTTTGAGAATATTTTCATAGATGCCATTATTGATCACCATCCGACTCCAGCAGGTGGTTGGCCTAATGTCCCCTTTGTTGATATACGTCCGGACTACGGTGCCTGTTCAACAATGCTGGTGGAATATCTGCGGGCAGGCAATATGAAGCCTTCTTCGGCCCTGGCAACTGCTCTTTTTTATGGGATTAAGGATGATACCCAGAATTTTGAAAATAAGAGTCTCTTGGCCGATAGTATCTGTTTTCGTTATCTCTTTGATTTTGCCAACCGCAACCTGGTACGTAAGTTTGAACTTGCCGATCTGCGCCGTTCACAGTTGAAGGACTTTAATGTCGCCCTTGATAATTTGAAAGATTCCAAGGGAAGATACTATAGCCACGCCGGTCGGGTTCGCAGTCCCGATGCTTTGGTTATCCTTGCCGATTATCTTAATCATGTGGGTGATATTGATTGGGTCTTTGTCTCCGGTATCCACGGAGATAAACTGGTGGATATCTTTCGCTGTGACGGTTATCGTAAAAGTGCCGGAAAACTTGCCACTAAGACCTTTGGCGAGATTGGTTCCGCCGGTGGCCATAAGGACGCGGCCCGGGCCGAGGTGCCCCTGAAAAAGCTGAAAATGGGCGATAAGGAGTTCAGCTCGGACGCCCTGAAGCGTCTTATTATGCGTCATATCTGAGATCGACGAGAAAAACGTTGCAGTTTAAGAATCTTCGAGTAATATTGCCTCGGTTTCAACATGAAAAAATATGGTCCCGTAGCTCAGCTGGATAGAGCATCTGCCTCCTAAGCAGAGGGTCAGGCGTTCGAATCGCCTCGGGATCACCAGTTATATAAGGCACTTACGGTTTACGCTGTAAGTGCCTTTTTCGTTTTAAGTGCATAATAAGTGCAGAAAGTGCTGGGGCTAGTTACAGCGCTGAACCTCTTTCCTCATCCGTATTATCGTTGTACTATCTCGAATTAATTATAAATTATATCAAGAAAGCTCTCTCCTCTTGCCCCGCTCGCTGTTATACCGGAAAATAGTATGATTTTAACATCATCTGCCGGGACTTGCATTGAGGCTATTTGCATATCGCACGCATCTCCATTAATCCACCAACATTTTTTTCAGCACTAAGTAAACAAAATGAGAAACAGCAGTATAAATATTTTCATCTTTAGTGGCACTCCGACCTGCAACAGCCAACACGTTCGGCGGAACGTTCATATTTGAAGCCAGCAGGCACCCACAGCTTCTTAGAGTAACCGATGACCGCCATCTCTCATGTTTCGTAATACCCGCTGAGAGGCCCTGTGAGGGGCCTACGTCTCCTGCAAGTTTCAGGCGCTATCTATGCTCTATACCGGTAATATCGGCCCCTGCTACACCCTGATACTCTTTTCTTTACCACGTAGACCTTCTGTCACAACCTGCCCTATTCCTACCGTGCAAGGCAACCTGCACCGTCTTCCTTTACTAGAGTAGAGGTGTGCTTCTGAGTATTCCCTGTGATAGGATAAGATGCTGGTCGGCAATCTCTGGCGAACAAAGGTTTTTGGCTATCTGTGGGTGGTCAAGTGCTTGCTTGAGCTAAAACGCATTGATTTGATGGTTCTTTTTTGGTATCACCCGTAATGGATGCTGATCTTTATTTGTCGGCGGTTGAGTCAGGCAAGGTTGAAAAGATCTGGATCGTACGGGAGATATCAGCTTATCACTCGTTATTAATGATATCCAGTTTCTGGATAATAATTTGTTATTCTTTGGATTACGAACAGCAAATATGGATGAAAAATGTCATTTAATTTAGAAGCATTAGAATTAGCAGAGACCTACGACTTTGGGGTCGTTGTAAATGATGGTGCAAATAATTTTGCCGCGAAATTAAACCTTTCTCCAGAAAAAATCACCATCACTATAATGGGGGAAGGAGGTGACGAAAGAAACTGTTCATTAGGTTATTGTGACGTAGATAGTTTGATTTGTAGAGATTTGAATAACACTTTCTTTTTACATGAGCTTACCTTTGTTAAAGGTAGTAGTAGACTGATATCACATCATCCCAAACATATAGGGTTTTTCGAAAGCACTTTTGAAGTCGGTTATGTGATTTTTTCACCGTCCCATCTAGATGAAAATAACTTGGTTGAATCGATAAGTATTCATTCAAACAAGATAAGTGAATGGGTAGGAACTACGAATACACAAGAAGAAATAATTAGGGCTTATAATGACAAAGAGCCAATTTTGGAATGTCCAGAAAAACTAAATGAGTTTTTAACCCCACTCGACGGCGTAGGAATATTGGGTGTTGGTTATAACTTGTCAATGCACAGCTCCTCGCCAAGATTCAGTGCAGGAATTAGTTTTCCACCTTCATTAACCATAGTATTTCTAAATGGTCAAATTTCGAAAATAGTGATGGATAGCTTCCGTAAGTTATATGCTTTGCTGGCATTTTTTATGGGAGATGACTTTTTGGTCGAACAGGTAGATATTAGCTTCGGTTCAAGTTTCCGTAGCCGCAAGGGAACACTTTATTATCCTTCAAAAGGCCTGTGTCCTAGATACGAACAAGGCTACTCTTTGTTTCCGTTAGGGTTAAATGTTCGTTTTGATTCTTTAGGACTTCCTGCGCTTCCAGTGACCTCATTTAATAACTATTATTCTTTGCCAGAAGTTTATTCAGGCTATTTTTCAAAGTATTTAAAGTATAAAAGAATGGAAAATCCAGAGGAAAGATTTTTAGGTTTCTTTCGGATTTTAGAGTCACTATGTTTCAACAAGAAGAGCTATTTAGACGAAGAATTACTGGGTCAAATGTGTGATAGAGTGAAGCCGTATTTAATAAAAAAATTCGGTGATAAAGAAAATGCAACCAGCTTTCTAAGAGGCATTCCTCGCTACAATAATTCTAAATACAACACAGAAAAATGTATCCAAGATTTTTATTCAAGAATACCAAAATTAGTTTCTGGTAAATGGAAAGTAGAAAAACGTGATATTGGCAGTATATGTAAACTCAGAAACGATATAACTCATG from the Desulfotalea psychrophila LSv54 genome contains:
- the crcB gene encoding fluoride efflux transporter CrcB — encoded protein: MDPVMGIIAVALGGAVGSLARYAIALGTQKIAHAFPFGTFIANLAGCLFIGLLWSFFEKIHISHTFRLFLFTGLLGGLTTFSTFSRETYGFFETGEYWQGFGYLFLSISLGLAMVAVGFFISHKFLLR
- a CDS encoding DHH family phosphoesterase, whose amino-acid sequence is MEIFEKNDEVLVVINADPDAIACAMAIKKLLRYRAKSVTIAHPNEIRRVNNVTMVERLKVPLERFKNINLEDYDKKVMVDSQPNHLPVFENIFIDAIIDHHPTPAGGWPNVPFVDIRPDYGACSTMLVEYLRAGNMKPSSALATALFYGIKDDTQNFENKSLLADSICFRYLFDFANRNLVRKFELADLRRSQLKDFNVALDNLKDSKGRYYSHAGRVRSPDALVILADYLNHVGDIDWVFVSGIHGDKLVDIFRCDGYRKSAGKLATKTFGEIGSAGGHKDAARAEVPLKKLKMGDKEFSSDALKRLIMRHI
- a CDS encoding ApeA N-terminal domain 1-containing protein; the protein is MSFNLEALELAETYDFGVVVNDGANNFAAKLNLSPEKITITIMGEGGDERNCSLGYCDVDSLICRDLNNTFFLHELTFVKGSSRLISHHPKHIGFFESTFEVGYVIFSPSHLDENNLVESISIHSNKISEWVGTTNTQEEIIRAYNDKEPILECPEKLNEFLTPLDGVGILGVGYNLSMHSSSPRFSAGISFPPSLTIVFLNGQISKIVMDSFRKLYALLAFFMGDDFLVEQVDISFGSSFRSRKGTLYYPSKGLCPRYEQGYSLFPLGLNVRFDSLGLPALPVTSFNNYYSLPEVYSGYFSKYLKYKRMENPEERFLGFFRILESLCFNKKSYLDEELLGQMCDRVKPYLIKKFGDKENATSFLRGIPRYNNSKYNTEKCIQDFYSRIPKLVSGKWKVEKRDIGSICKLRNDITHANDYYINNNEIEEKVKFMEVLLVYSLFEKLGVELTTTAEIAYRMQGYHLVTKKP